The following coding sequences are from one Diabrotica virgifera virgifera chromosome 2, PGI_DIABVI_V3a window:
- the LOC126880405 gene encoding uncharacterized protein LOC126880405 — protein sequence MVNTRSTKFEKEMDTSGPPEWFLKMEELKEKRRQAEKENEEKRRQAEKENEEKRRQEEKENEEKRRQAEKENEEKRRQEEEERRRQVEVEIINSLSQIQESFTLE from the exons ATGGTCAATACAAGATCTACTAAATTCGAGAAAGAAATGGATACATCCGGACCACCAGAATGGTTTTTAAAAATGGAAGAGTTgaaagagaaacgtaggcaagcagagaaagaaaatgaagagaaacgtaggcaagcagagaaagaaaatgaagagaaacgtaggcaagaagagaaagaaaatgaagagaaacgtaggcaagcagagaaagaaaatgaagagaaacgtaggcaagaagaggaGGAGAGGCGTAGACAAGTAGAGGTAGAAATAATAAATAGTTTGTCACAAATTCAAGAAAGTTTTACATTAGAG TAA